From Paralcaligenes sp. KSB-10:
TGCGCTTAATGGTCGCGGTACGTGCATTCACCGGAGCGGGCTCCACCGGGTTGACCAGGCTACCGGGTGGCAGATGCAACGATATTGGCCGAAAACAACCTCCATTGTTCGGTATGGTCGAGTCTGTGAGGGCCCGCACTGCATAGCATGCCGCGGCAAGCGTGCCGGACCGCACGCAGTTCATCGGCCCTTTTACTTGCGGGCTGGTCCCTTCGAAGTCGAATCCGATATTGCCGTCCTTGACGGTAACGGTCACTTCGATGCGAATCTGCTTGTCCAGTTCGATACCGTCGTTGTCGAGGTAGTCGACATAATGGTATGAGCCCGCAGGTATAGCCAGCAAGGCTTTGCGGGTCATGATTTCCGAGCGCGTCAACAAATCGTGGAAAATGCGCTCGAGATGGCCCGCGCCGTAGACGTCGGCGAGCTCGGCGACACGCCGGGCACCCACGTTGCAGGCGGCGATTTCGGCGTTCAGGTCGCCCATGAAGGCATCTGGCGTGCGTACGTTTTGTCGCAGCATTTTCACCAGTGTGTCGTTATAAGCGCCCGCCACGCGCAATTTCAGAGGCGGGATGCGGATTCCTTCCTGATAAATTTCAGTGGCATTGGTCGGAACCGAGCCGGCCGTCATGCCGCCCACATCGCCGTGATGCGTCATGGCGCCGCTCAACGCAATGACGCGGCCGCGATGGAAGACCGGCGCCACAACAGCGATGTCAGGGAGATGGGTTCCGCCACAATAAGGATCGTTGATGATATAACTGTCGTTTTCCTGCATGGTTGCCACCGGATAAGCCTCGATAATGGCGGCGACGGCTGGAATAAGCGTGGCCAGATGAATTGGAATCGCACAGGCCTGGGCGAGCGTCGTGCCGTCCGGAGTGAACAGGCTGGCCGAGGCATCCAGCCCTTCTTTGACAATGGGTGAAAACGAACTCTTCAGTAGCGTCATTTCCATTTCATTGGCAATACCTTCCAGCTTGTTGCGCACGACTTCAACTGTAATGGGGTCCAGGTCCGCGGGACCGGCCGCAGGTATTTCCCGGTGCTTGGCGTTCATATCCATGTCACGCTCCTTGAAAATCAAACTGTAGTGATTAAAAGATTGCCGCCCTCGACCACCCGCGCCTGCCAGCCAGGTTCCACGACGATGGTCGTGTCGGTTTGCTCGATGATGGCGGGACCCTGGATCAGGGCGCCAGGTGCCAGCGCTTCGCGCTCGAATACCTGCGCATCGACATAGCCATCGGTACTCACCATGATTT
This genomic window contains:
- a CDS encoding hydantoinase B/oxoprolinase family protein — its product is MDMNAKHREIPAAGPADLDPITVEVVRNKLEGIANEMEMTLLKSSFSPIVKEGLDASASLFTPDGTTLAQACAIPIHLATLIPAVAAIIEAYPVATMQENDSYIINDPYCGGTHLPDIAVVAPVFHRGRVIALSGAMTHHGDVGGMTAGSVPTNATEIYQEGIRIPPLKLRVAGAYNDTLVKMLRQNVRTPDAFMGDLNAEIAACNVGARRVAELADVYGAGHLERIFHDLLTRSEIMTRKALLAIPAGSYHYVDYLDNDGIELDKQIRIEVTVTVKDGNIGFDFEGTSPQVKGPMNCVRSGTLAAACYAVRALTDSTIPNNGGCFRPISLHLPPGSLVNPVEPAPVNARTATIKRIAGCMLGALAPVMPGTVPAASAGELLVMAFGGRKPSGEKFIIGETIAGGSGACMDRDGVDVIETDATNCMNIPAEAIEMEAPMRVHRVALRSGSGGPGLFRGGLGVVREYEVLDGEISLSHRGERHFSAPLGIDGGGNGAMARSVIHRADGSQEVIPSKVVTLLCKGDRLIIETAGGGGYGDAMARDRQKVQADINDGKISQDMADEIYRATQS